The following are from one region of the Penaeus chinensis breed Huanghai No. 1 chromosome 5, ASM1920278v2, whole genome shotgun sequence genome:
- the LOC125025608 gene encoding uncharacterized protein LOC125025608: MYLIDLIFQQSNFINERNLSPTSRDAWRLHTGRQYYVPVTKKTLVNLGFVRQVTYGSLAEERTRTVLVNGAWKKAAGYFVDLFEKSGQDPVTSVITTSRSVFEQLLGQLLPTDP; encoded by the exons agcaatcTAATTTTATAAATGAACGTAATCTCTCCCCTACTTCCAGAGACGCGTGGAGGCTTCACACAGGGCGTCAGTATTACGTTCCAGTCACGAAGAAAACACTAGTCAATCTGGGCTTCGTCAGACAG gtGACTTACGGCAGCCTGGCGGAGGAAAGGACAAGGACAGTGCTTGTTAACGGGGCTTGGAAAAAGGCAGCGG GTTATTTCGTCGACCTGTTCGAGAAATCCGGCCAAGATCCAGTCACCTCCGTCATCACCACCAGCAGAAGCGTCTTCGAGCAACTCCTGGGCCAGCTCCTTCCCACGGATCCTTGA